The Candidatus Cloacimonadota bacterium genome contains the following window.
CTATAAAGTAGATAAATCGGAAATTTTCAAACAACTCCACGAGACTCAAGAAGATATGTTCGATGTGAAAGGACAGTTTCATATTAAGAGAGCATTGGAAGTGGCTGCAGCCGGAGCGCATAATGTTTTGATGATCGGACCTCCCGGATCGGGAAAAACAATGCTGGCAAAACGCATTCCGACAATCCTTCCTGAATTGACTTTGGAAGAATCCCTGGAAACAACTAAAATCCATTCCGTTGCTGGTTTCACGAATGATAAAAAAGGAATCGTTACTCATCGTCCTTTCCGTTCTCCGCATCACACGATCAGTGATGTTGCCTTGATTGGAGGAGGAAGTTATCCCAAACCGGGGGAAGTCTCGCTCTCGCATAATGGAGTATTGTTTCTGGATGAACTCCCTGAATTCAAGAAATCGGTTCTGGAAGTGCTGCGTCAACCTCTTGAAGATGAAGTTGTAACGATTTCCCGAGCAACTCAAAGCCTGGAATTTCCTGCAAAATTTATGATGGTCGCTTCCATGAATCCCTGTCCCTGCGGATATTACGGAAGTAATGTTCCGGGTCACACTTGTTCCTGTCCCATTGCCAATATTCAACGATATCGTTCTCGAATTTCAGGTCCTCTTCTCGATAGGATCGATATCCATATCGAAGTTCCGGCTGTAAAATATGATGAATTAAGCGGATTACCGACCGGAGAAAGATCTGAAAAAATCAGAGAACGAGTGAATCAATCGCGGGATACACAACTAAAAAGATTTGAAAAAGAATGGATTTATAGCAATTCTCAGATGAATCCCAAGCAGATCAGAAAATACTGCGAACTGGATTCCGAAAGTAAAGACCTGCTTAAAAGGGCAATGGAAAAAATGGGACTTTCCGCGAGAGCGTATGATCGTATCCTGAAAGTGTCGAGAACAATTGCCGATCTGGAAAGAAGTGAAGATATCAAAGCGAATCACATCAGTGAAGCGGTTCAGTATCGGAGTCTGGATAGGAAGTATTGGGAGTGAGATTTGAGCAAGACTTGAATCGCAGTGAAGAACGAGTGTGATTCGAGGATTGCTGGAGTGTGTGCTGAAGGTTTTATTTTCCACTCACGCTTCGCAGCGAGTCACTTCTTGCAGATTTGAGAATTGCGAATTTCAACTGACGGTCGTTTTGTTTTCGCTCCACACTTCGCAGACGAAGCAAATCCAAATAATGGAGAAAAATTTGATAAATATTTACCAGATTAAAGTAACTTTAAGTGACTTTTCATTGAGAGTTCGAGGATCTCCGTATCGAGTTATTGCAATTGATGGAAGTGATAGTTTGTATAAACTTGCAGAAGCAATTTTGAATTCATTTGATTTCGATATGGATCATTGTTTT
Protein-coding sequences here:
- a CDS encoding ATP-binding protein, producing the protein MYGRTISFAIQGIDAQKVIIEADVKGGLAKFTIVGLPSNSVKESRDRVSAAIKNSGFRFPTHNYTVNLAPADIKKDGVALDLPTALALVSALNQMKSTDLEKYAFVGELSLDGNLRPIRGILPIAIAAWKAGLDGLVLPFENAKEAAIIDELNVYPVTSLNEAVNFLEGKIEIETYKVDKSEIFKQLHETQEDMFDVKGQFHIKRALEVAAAGAHNVLMIGPPGSGKTMLAKRIPTILPELTLEESLETTKIHSVAGFTNDKKGIVTHRPFRSPHHTISDVALIGGGSYPKPGEVSLSHNGVLFLDELPEFKKSVLEVLRQPLEDEVVTISRATQSLEFPAKFMMVASMNPCPCGYYGSNVPGHTCSCPIANIQRYRSRISGPLLDRIDIHIEVPAVKYDELSGLPTGERSEKIRERVNQSRDTQLKRFEKEWIYSNSQMNPKQIRKYCELDSESKDLLKRAMEKMGLSARAYDRILKVSRTIADLERSEDIKANHISEAVQYRSLDRKYWE